The Megachile rotundata isolate GNS110a chromosome 11, iyMegRotu1, whole genome shotgun sequence genome includes a region encoding these proteins:
- the p120ctn gene encoding adherens junction protein p120 isoform X4 — protein MSNNQLVDSCLRVLQEKGPDMPQYTGQSDADYHGSNGQADTHSLHSSHLSVQEDPLLIRSHKQQTTQQVTNVSKVVREVSHMEPDPGAVSYMSVPLMSQDYQHADPRYPTDSYMVGFDHYEQYLGYPPQPGYPGPHGIYMPRSHSPHSPHSPSEHSRASPPHEYLRKAAPYVEGGYNDIDPGLNPALQDHYRITPSPGGPGDQYDQISNSWNMDDSGEPSQHPHDENKVAYGYVSPSPYGPVGYGPGVGVGPVAVPSDVPAYDEGHPVPLTSGVPPGIFEDEVHLQRLQSRHPVVPGMASPLDDDQKSMRWRDPNLSEVIGFLSNPNNIIKANAAAYLQHLCYMDDPNKQKTRSLGGIPPLVQLLDHDNPDVYRNACGALRNLSYGRQNDENKRAIKNAGGVPALINLLRRTSDADVKELVTGVLWNLSSCEDLKKSIIDDGVTMVVNNIIIPHSGWDPSSSSGETCWSTVFRNASGVLRNVSSAGEYARKKLRECEGLVDALLYVVRSAIEKSNIGNKIVENCVCILRNLSYRCQEVEDPNYDKHPIQSTVQNRVAAPAKGENLGCFGGSKKKKDGQPVQKETTASRTTSPRTEPVRGMELLWQPEVVQSYLKLLHTCSNPETLEAAAGALQNLAACYWQPSIEIRAAVRKEKGLPILVELLRMEVDRVVCAVATALRNLAIDQRNKELIGKYAMRDLIQKLPSGNNQHDQGTSDDTIAAVLATLNEVIKKNAEFSRSLLDAGGVDRLMNITRQRQKYTPRVLKFAGQVLFTMWQHQELRDVYKKHGWKEQDFVTKTVAARNSGPNSPNNANSYDCSTLNRPMASQGSTRYEDRTIQRANMNSNNVGRPTIYQPCLAEFPSFTQNIFRPAEDCSICQDVQQVDRISNVDPATFEERYAYSGRPVVVTDATQNWTAPSVFSFPFFKSLYEGEDANCQFFPYKTEFKNLQEVFNMSASRSLLEKGTKPWYVGWSNCDDEIGNILRKHYRKPYFLPDTAESERTDWIFMGSHGYGAPMHVDNVEHPSWQAQIKGEKLWILEPPRECHYTCRRLEVVVHPGDIIVLDTNRWYHQTEIVSDEMSITIGAEYD, from the exons ATGTCAAATAATCAGCTGGTTGACTCCTGTCT ACGCGTTCTCCAGGAGAAGGGCCCCGACATGCCGCAATATAC CGGACAGAGTGATGCAGATTACCACGGAAGTAACGGCCAGGCGGACACCCATTCGTTGCATTCGTCCCATTTGTCTGTCCAGGAGGATCCATTACTCATCCGGAGCCATAAGCAACAAACCACTCAACAA GTAACGAACGTATCAAAGGTGGTACGCGAGGTTTCGCACATGGAGCCGGACCCAGGTGCTGTGAGCTACATGTCGGTGCCGTTGATGTCCCAGGACTATCAACATGCGGATCCCCGGTATCCGACAGACTCCTACATGGTCGGCTTCGATCATTACGAGCAATATCTTGGATATCCGCCGCAGCCCGGTTATCCGGGACCTCATGGTATCTACATGCCACGCTCGCATTCTCCACACAGTCCTCACAGTCCTTCGGAACACAGTCGCGCTTCGCCGCCGCATG AATACTTGCGCAAGGCGGCACCGTACGTGGAAGGCGGTTATAACGACATCGATCCAGGTCTGAATCCCGCGTTGCAAGATCATTATCGTATCACTCCTAGTCCTGGGGGTCCTGGAGATCAATATG ATCAAATCAGCAACTCTTGGAATATGGATGACTCCGGCGAACCCTCTCAGCATCCTCATG ACGAGAACAAAGTGGCCTACGGTTACGTGTCTCCGTCCCCCTATGGACCCGTTGGCTACGGCCCTGGCGTCGGCGTGGGTCCAGTGGCAGTTCCTAGCGACGTACCCGCCTACGACGAGGGCCATCCGGTTCCCTTGACCTCGGGAGTCCCACCAGGCATATTCGAGGACGAGGTACACCTTCAACGGCTACAGTCCCGGCATCCAGTCGTGCCCGGCATGGCCAGCCCCCTCGACGACGACCAGAAGTCCATGAGATGGAGGGACCCGAACCTCTCCGAGGTGATAGGCTTCCTCAGCAATCCCAACAACATAATCAAGGCCAACGCCGCGGCCTATCTGCAGCACCTCTGCTACATGGACGACCCTAACAAACAGAAGACGCGAAGTCTCGGAGGAATACCGCCGCTGGTGCAGCTCTTGGATCACGATAATCCGGACGTGTACAGGAACGCTTGCGGAGCGCTCAGGAATCTGTCCTACGGAAGACAGAACGACGAGAACAAGAGGGCCATCAAGAACGCTGGCGGGGTACCGGCTCTGATCAATCTGTTACGCAGGACGTCCGACGCGGACGTTAAGGAGCTGGTTACCGGGGTGCTGTGGAACCTGTCCTCCTGCGAG GATCTCAAGAAGTCCATCATCGACGACGGTGTAACGATGGTGGTGAACAACATAATCATACCGCACAGTGGCTGGGACCCCAGCTCCTCCAGCGGGGAGACCTGCTGGTCGACAGTATTCAGAAACGCCTCTGGGGTTCTAAGAAACGTCTCCAGCGCCGGAGAGTACGCGAGGAAGAAGCTACGAGAATGCGAGGGTCTGGTGGACGCCTTGCTGTACGTGGTGCGGTCCGCCATAGAGAAGTCGAACATCGGCAACAAGATAGTGGAGAACTGCGTGTGCATCCTACGAAACCTGAGCTACCGGTGTCAGGAGGTGGAGGACCCGAACTACGACAAGCATCCGATTCAGTCGACGGTGCAGAACAGGGTAGCGGCACCAGCCAAAG GTGAAAACTTGGGATGCTTTGGCGGCAGCAAAAAGAAGAAGGACGGTCAGCCCGTTCAGAAGGAGACCACCGCGTCGAGAACAACCAGCCCCAGAACAGAGCCTGTCAGAGGCATGGAGCTTCTTTGGCAGCCAGAAGTGGTGCAATCCTATCTGAAACTTCTGCACACCTGTTCGAACCCAGAAACGCTCGAGGCGGCTGCTGGAGCCCTCCAGAATCTCGCCGCCTGCTACTGGCAGCCTAGCATCGAGATTCGTGCAGCTGTTCGTAAGGAAAAAGGTCTTCCTATCCTTGTCGAGCTGCTGCGAATGGAG GTGGATCGTGTGGTCTGCGCGGTGGCCACGGCACTCAGGAACCTCGCGATAGACCAACGCAACAAAGAGTTAATAGGAAAGTACGCGATGCGTGACCTGATACAGAAGTTACCCTCAGGAAATAACCAGCACGATCAGGGCACCAGCGATGACACCATCGCAGCGGTGCTTGCTACTCTGAACGAGGTCATCAAAAAGAACGCAGAGTTCTCCAGATCCCTGCTGGACGCTGGCGGTGTGGACAGACTGATGAACATCACCAGGCAACGCCAGAAGTACACGCCTCGCGTTCTTAAGTTCGCAG GCCAAGTCCTGTTCACCATGTGGCAGCATCAAGAACTGAGGGACGTTTACAAAAAGCACGGATGGAAGGAGCAAGATTTCGTCACGAAAACGGTGGCAGCACGGAATTCAGGGCCTAATTCACCCAATAACGCCAATAG CTATGATTGCAGCACACTGAACCGACCCATGGCGAGCCAGGGAAGCACCAGATACGAGGATCGAACGATTCAAAGGGCGAACATGAATTCGAACAACGTTGGCCGACCGACTATCTATCAGCCA TGTCTGGCAGAGTTTCCCTCGTTCACGCAGAACATTTTCCGGCCGGCCGAGGATTGTTCGATTTGCCAGGATGTTCAACAGGTTGACAGGATATCCAATGTGGATCCTGCCACATTCGAGGAACG CTACGCCTACAGCGGTCGCCCAGTGGTGGTCACCGACGCAACCCAGAACTGGACAGCCCCGAGCGTGTTCTCTTTCCCCTTCTTTAAATCCCTGTACGAAGGCGAGGACGCGAATTGCCAATTTTTCCCGTACAAAACGGAGTTCAAGAACCTGCAGGAGGTTTTCAACATGAGTGCCAGTCGCTCTCTCCTGGAAAAGGGCACTAAACCGTGGTACGTGGGCTG gAGCAACTGTGACGATGAGATAGGGAATATTTTGAGGAAACACTACCGGAAGCCTTATTTTCTGCCTGACACCGCCGAAAGCGAGAGGACCGACTGGATTTTCATGGGCAGCCACGGTTATGGAGCTCCTATGCAC GTGGACAATGTGGAGCATCCCTCCTGGCAGGCTCAGATCAAAGGAGAGAAGCTGTGGATCTTGGAACCGCCTAGGGAATGCCACTACACGTGCAGGAGGTTGGAGGTCGTGGTACACCCTGGCGACATAA TTGTCCTGGACACGAACCGCTGGTACCATCAGACGGAGATCGTCTCAGACGAGATGAGCATCACTATAGGCGCGGAGTACGACTAA
- the p120ctn gene encoding adherens junction protein p120 isoform X7, whose product MSNNQLVDSCLLVNRRIEQRQEHSITHTEITQRRVLQEKGPDMPQYTGQSDADYHGSNGQADTHSLHSSHLSVQEDPLLIRSHKQQTTQQVTNVSKVVREVSHMEPDPGAVSYMSVPLMSQDYQHADPRYPTDSYMVGFDHYEQYLGYPPQPGYPGPHGIYMPRSHSPHSPHSPSEHSRASPPHEYLRKAAPYVEGGYNDIDPGLNPALQDHYRITPSPGGPGDQYDQISNSWNMDDSGEPSQHPHDENKVAYGYVSPSPYGPVGYGPGVGVGPVAVPSDVPAYDEGHPVPLTSGVPPGIFEDEVHLQRLQSRHPVVPGMASPLDDDQKSMRWRDPNLSEVIGFLSNPNNIIKANAAAYLQHLCYMDDPNKQKTRSLGGIPPLVQLLDHDNPDVYRNACGALRNLSYGRQNDENKRAIKNAGGVPALINLLRRTSDADVKELVTGVLWNLSSCEDLKKSIIDDGVTMVVNNIIIPHSGWDPSSSSGETCWSTVFRNASGVLRNVSSAGEYARKKLRECEGLVDALLYVVRSAIEKSNIGNKIVENCVCILRNLSYRCQEVEDPNYDKHPIQSTVQNRVAAPAKGENLGCFGGSKKKKDGQPVQKETTASRTTSPRTEPVRGMELLWQPEVVQSYLKLLHTCSNPETLEAAAGALQNLAACYWQPSIEIRAAVRKEKGLPILVELLRMEVDRVVCAVATALRNLAIDQRNKELIGKYAMRDLIQKLPSGNNQHDQGTSDDTIAAVLATLNEVIKKNAEFSRSLLDAGGVDRLMNITRQRQKYTPRVLKFAGQVLFTMWQHQELRDVYKKHGWKEQDFVTKTVAARNSGPNSPNNANSYDCSTLNRPMASQGSTRYEDRTIQRANMNSNNVGRPTIYQPQPKPGEPLYAQVNLEKKKKRQYELGVGQGQGQGPVGPGVGVAAGAPTGQWVADGVVGVPDGSASTATVNVPPNSTAASAGDSWV is encoded by the exons ATGTCAAATAATCAGCTGGTTGACTCCTGTCT CCTGGTGAATCGTCGGATCGAGCAGAGACAAGAGCACAGCATAACGCACACTGAGATCACGCAGAG ACGCGTTCTCCAGGAGAAGGGCCCCGACATGCCGCAATATAC CGGACAGAGTGATGCAGATTACCACGGAAGTAACGGCCAGGCGGACACCCATTCGTTGCATTCGTCCCATTTGTCTGTCCAGGAGGATCCATTACTCATCCGGAGCCATAAGCAACAAACCACTCAACAA GTAACGAACGTATCAAAGGTGGTACGCGAGGTTTCGCACATGGAGCCGGACCCAGGTGCTGTGAGCTACATGTCGGTGCCGTTGATGTCCCAGGACTATCAACATGCGGATCCCCGGTATCCGACAGACTCCTACATGGTCGGCTTCGATCATTACGAGCAATATCTTGGATATCCGCCGCAGCCCGGTTATCCGGGACCTCATGGTATCTACATGCCACGCTCGCATTCTCCACACAGTCCTCACAGTCCTTCGGAACACAGTCGCGCTTCGCCGCCGCATG AATACTTGCGCAAGGCGGCACCGTACGTGGAAGGCGGTTATAACGACATCGATCCAGGTCTGAATCCCGCGTTGCAAGATCATTATCGTATCACTCCTAGTCCTGGGGGTCCTGGAGATCAATATG ATCAAATCAGCAACTCTTGGAATATGGATGACTCCGGCGAACCCTCTCAGCATCCTCATG ACGAGAACAAAGTGGCCTACGGTTACGTGTCTCCGTCCCCCTATGGACCCGTTGGCTACGGCCCTGGCGTCGGCGTGGGTCCAGTGGCAGTTCCTAGCGACGTACCCGCCTACGACGAGGGCCATCCGGTTCCCTTGACCTCGGGAGTCCCACCAGGCATATTCGAGGACGAGGTACACCTTCAACGGCTACAGTCCCGGCATCCAGTCGTGCCCGGCATGGCCAGCCCCCTCGACGACGACCAGAAGTCCATGAGATGGAGGGACCCGAACCTCTCCGAGGTGATAGGCTTCCTCAGCAATCCCAACAACATAATCAAGGCCAACGCCGCGGCCTATCTGCAGCACCTCTGCTACATGGACGACCCTAACAAACAGAAGACGCGAAGTCTCGGAGGAATACCGCCGCTGGTGCAGCTCTTGGATCACGATAATCCGGACGTGTACAGGAACGCTTGCGGAGCGCTCAGGAATCTGTCCTACGGAAGACAGAACGACGAGAACAAGAGGGCCATCAAGAACGCTGGCGGGGTACCGGCTCTGATCAATCTGTTACGCAGGACGTCCGACGCGGACGTTAAGGAGCTGGTTACCGGGGTGCTGTGGAACCTGTCCTCCTGCGAG GATCTCAAGAAGTCCATCATCGACGACGGTGTAACGATGGTGGTGAACAACATAATCATACCGCACAGTGGCTGGGACCCCAGCTCCTCCAGCGGGGAGACCTGCTGGTCGACAGTATTCAGAAACGCCTCTGGGGTTCTAAGAAACGTCTCCAGCGCCGGAGAGTACGCGAGGAAGAAGCTACGAGAATGCGAGGGTCTGGTGGACGCCTTGCTGTACGTGGTGCGGTCCGCCATAGAGAAGTCGAACATCGGCAACAAGATAGTGGAGAACTGCGTGTGCATCCTACGAAACCTGAGCTACCGGTGTCAGGAGGTGGAGGACCCGAACTACGACAAGCATCCGATTCAGTCGACGGTGCAGAACAGGGTAGCGGCACCAGCCAAAG GTGAAAACTTGGGATGCTTTGGCGGCAGCAAAAAGAAGAAGGACGGTCAGCCCGTTCAGAAGGAGACCACCGCGTCGAGAACAACCAGCCCCAGAACAGAGCCTGTCAGAGGCATGGAGCTTCTTTGGCAGCCAGAAGTGGTGCAATCCTATCTGAAACTTCTGCACACCTGTTCGAACCCAGAAACGCTCGAGGCGGCTGCTGGAGCCCTCCAGAATCTCGCCGCCTGCTACTGGCAGCCTAGCATCGAGATTCGTGCAGCTGTTCGTAAGGAAAAAGGTCTTCCTATCCTTGTCGAGCTGCTGCGAATGGAG GTGGATCGTGTGGTCTGCGCGGTGGCCACGGCACTCAGGAACCTCGCGATAGACCAACGCAACAAAGAGTTAATAGGAAAGTACGCGATGCGTGACCTGATACAGAAGTTACCCTCAGGAAATAACCAGCACGATCAGGGCACCAGCGATGACACCATCGCAGCGGTGCTTGCTACTCTGAACGAGGTCATCAAAAAGAACGCAGAGTTCTCCAGATCCCTGCTGGACGCTGGCGGTGTGGACAGACTGATGAACATCACCAGGCAACGCCAGAAGTACACGCCTCGCGTTCTTAAGTTCGCAG GCCAAGTCCTGTTCACCATGTGGCAGCATCAAGAACTGAGGGACGTTTACAAAAAGCACGGATGGAAGGAGCAAGATTTCGTCACGAAAACGGTGGCAGCACGGAATTCAGGGCCTAATTCACCCAATAACGCCAATAG CTATGATTGCAGCACACTGAACCGACCCATGGCGAGCCAGGGAAGCACCAGATACGAGGATCGAACGATTCAAAGGGCGAACATGAATTCGAACAACGTTGGCCGACCGACTATCTATCAGCCA CAACCGAAACCCGGTGAGCCGCTCTACGCGCAAGTTAACTtggagaagaaaaagaagcggCAGTATGAGCTGGGGGTGGGCCAGGGCCAGGGTCAGGGCCCGGTGGGTCCTGGAGTAGGCGTGGCGGCCGGTGCGCCCACCGGCCAATGGGTGGCCGACGGAGTGGTGGGTGTCCCTGACGGTTCAGCGAGCACCGCGACGGTGAACGTGCCACCGAACTCGACGGCTGCCTCCGCCGGTGATTCCTGGGTATAA
- the p120ctn gene encoding adherens junction protein p120 isoform X2 — protein MSNNQLVDSCLLVNRRIEQRQEHSITHTEITQRRVLQEKGPDMPQYTGQSDADYHGSNGQADTHSLHSSHLSVQEDPLLIRSHKQQTTQQVTNVSKVVREVSHMEPDPGAVSYMSVPLMSQDYQHADPRYPTDSYMVGFDHYEQYLGYPPQPGYPGPHGIYMPRSHSPHSPHSPSEHSRASPPHEYLRKAAPYVEGGYNDIDPGLNPALQDHYRITPSPGGPGDQYDQISNSWNMDDSGEPSQHPHDENKVAYGYVSPSPYGPVGYGPGVGVGPVAVPSDVPAYDEGHPVPLTSGVPPGIFEDEVHLQRLQSRHPVVPGMASPLDDDQKSMRWRDPNLSEVIGFLSNPNNIIKANAAAYLQHLCYMDDPNKQKTRSLGGIPPLVQLLDHDNPDVYRNACGALRNLSYGRQNDENKRAIKNAGGVPALINLLRRTSDADVKELVTGVLWNLSSCEDLKKSIIDDGVTMVVNNIIIPHSGWDPSSSSGETCWSTVFRNASGVLRNVSSAGEYARKKLRECEGLVDALLYVVRSAIEKSNIGNKIVENCVCILRNLSYRCQEVEDPNYDKHPIQSTVQNRVAAPAKGENLGCFGGSKKKKDGQPVQKETTASRTTSPRTEPVRGMELLWQPEVVQSYLKLLHTCSNPETLEAAAGALQNLAACYWQPSIEIRAAVRKEKGLPILVELLRMEVDRVVCAVATALRNLAIDQRNKELIGKYAMRDLIQKLPSGNNQHDQGTSDDTIAAVLATLNEVIKKNAEFSRSLLDAGGVDRLMNITRQRQKYTPRVLKFAGQVLFTMWQHQELRDVYKKHGWKEQDFVTKTVAARNSGPNSPNNANSTLNRPMASQGSTRYEDRTIQRANMNSNNVGRPTIYQPCLAEFPSFTQNIFRPAEDCSICQDVQQVDRISNVDPATFEERYAYSGRPVVVTDATQNWTAPSVFSFPFFKSLYEGEDANCQFFPYKTEFKNLQEVFNMSASRSLLEKGTKPWYVGWSNCDDEIGNILRKHYRKPYFLPDTAESERTDWIFMGSHGYGAPMHVDNVEHPSWQAQIKGEKLWILEPPRECHYTCRRLEVVVHPGDIIVLDTNRWYHQTEIVSDEMSITIGAEYD, from the exons ATGTCAAATAATCAGCTGGTTGACTCCTGTCT CCTGGTGAATCGTCGGATCGAGCAGAGACAAGAGCACAGCATAACGCACACTGAGATCACGCAGAG ACGCGTTCTCCAGGAGAAGGGCCCCGACATGCCGCAATATAC CGGACAGAGTGATGCAGATTACCACGGAAGTAACGGCCAGGCGGACACCCATTCGTTGCATTCGTCCCATTTGTCTGTCCAGGAGGATCCATTACTCATCCGGAGCCATAAGCAACAAACCACTCAACAA GTAACGAACGTATCAAAGGTGGTACGCGAGGTTTCGCACATGGAGCCGGACCCAGGTGCTGTGAGCTACATGTCGGTGCCGTTGATGTCCCAGGACTATCAACATGCGGATCCCCGGTATCCGACAGACTCCTACATGGTCGGCTTCGATCATTACGAGCAATATCTTGGATATCCGCCGCAGCCCGGTTATCCGGGACCTCATGGTATCTACATGCCACGCTCGCATTCTCCACACAGTCCTCACAGTCCTTCGGAACACAGTCGCGCTTCGCCGCCGCATG AATACTTGCGCAAGGCGGCACCGTACGTGGAAGGCGGTTATAACGACATCGATCCAGGTCTGAATCCCGCGTTGCAAGATCATTATCGTATCACTCCTAGTCCTGGGGGTCCTGGAGATCAATATG ATCAAATCAGCAACTCTTGGAATATGGATGACTCCGGCGAACCCTCTCAGCATCCTCATG ACGAGAACAAAGTGGCCTACGGTTACGTGTCTCCGTCCCCCTATGGACCCGTTGGCTACGGCCCTGGCGTCGGCGTGGGTCCAGTGGCAGTTCCTAGCGACGTACCCGCCTACGACGAGGGCCATCCGGTTCCCTTGACCTCGGGAGTCCCACCAGGCATATTCGAGGACGAGGTACACCTTCAACGGCTACAGTCCCGGCATCCAGTCGTGCCCGGCATGGCCAGCCCCCTCGACGACGACCAGAAGTCCATGAGATGGAGGGACCCGAACCTCTCCGAGGTGATAGGCTTCCTCAGCAATCCCAACAACATAATCAAGGCCAACGCCGCGGCCTATCTGCAGCACCTCTGCTACATGGACGACCCTAACAAACAGAAGACGCGAAGTCTCGGAGGAATACCGCCGCTGGTGCAGCTCTTGGATCACGATAATCCGGACGTGTACAGGAACGCTTGCGGAGCGCTCAGGAATCTGTCCTACGGAAGACAGAACGACGAGAACAAGAGGGCCATCAAGAACGCTGGCGGGGTACCGGCTCTGATCAATCTGTTACGCAGGACGTCCGACGCGGACGTTAAGGAGCTGGTTACCGGGGTGCTGTGGAACCTGTCCTCCTGCGAG GATCTCAAGAAGTCCATCATCGACGACGGTGTAACGATGGTGGTGAACAACATAATCATACCGCACAGTGGCTGGGACCCCAGCTCCTCCAGCGGGGAGACCTGCTGGTCGACAGTATTCAGAAACGCCTCTGGGGTTCTAAGAAACGTCTCCAGCGCCGGAGAGTACGCGAGGAAGAAGCTACGAGAATGCGAGGGTCTGGTGGACGCCTTGCTGTACGTGGTGCGGTCCGCCATAGAGAAGTCGAACATCGGCAACAAGATAGTGGAGAACTGCGTGTGCATCCTACGAAACCTGAGCTACCGGTGTCAGGAGGTGGAGGACCCGAACTACGACAAGCATCCGATTCAGTCGACGGTGCAGAACAGGGTAGCGGCACCAGCCAAAG GTGAAAACTTGGGATGCTTTGGCGGCAGCAAAAAGAAGAAGGACGGTCAGCCCGTTCAGAAGGAGACCACCGCGTCGAGAACAACCAGCCCCAGAACAGAGCCTGTCAGAGGCATGGAGCTTCTTTGGCAGCCAGAAGTGGTGCAATCCTATCTGAAACTTCTGCACACCTGTTCGAACCCAGAAACGCTCGAGGCGGCTGCTGGAGCCCTCCAGAATCTCGCCGCCTGCTACTGGCAGCCTAGCATCGAGATTCGTGCAGCTGTTCGTAAGGAAAAAGGTCTTCCTATCCTTGTCGAGCTGCTGCGAATGGAG GTGGATCGTGTGGTCTGCGCGGTGGCCACGGCACTCAGGAACCTCGCGATAGACCAACGCAACAAAGAGTTAATAGGAAAGTACGCGATGCGTGACCTGATACAGAAGTTACCCTCAGGAAATAACCAGCACGATCAGGGCACCAGCGATGACACCATCGCAGCGGTGCTTGCTACTCTGAACGAGGTCATCAAAAAGAACGCAGAGTTCTCCAGATCCCTGCTGGACGCTGGCGGTGTGGACAGACTGATGAACATCACCAGGCAACGCCAGAAGTACACGCCTCGCGTTCTTAAGTTCGCAG GCCAAGTCCTGTTCACCATGTGGCAGCATCAAGAACTGAGGGACGTTTACAAAAAGCACGGATGGAAGGAGCAAGATTTCGTCACGAAAACGGTGGCAGCACGGAATTCAGGGCCTAATTCACCCAATAACGCCAATAG CACACTGAACCGACCCATGGCGAGCCAGGGAAGCACCAGATACGAGGATCGAACGATTCAAAGGGCGAACATGAATTCGAACAACGTTGGCCGACCGACTATCTATCAGCCA TGTCTGGCAGAGTTTCCCTCGTTCACGCAGAACATTTTCCGGCCGGCCGAGGATTGTTCGATTTGCCAGGATGTTCAACAGGTTGACAGGATATCCAATGTGGATCCTGCCACATTCGAGGAACG CTACGCCTACAGCGGTCGCCCAGTGGTGGTCACCGACGCAACCCAGAACTGGACAGCCCCGAGCGTGTTCTCTTTCCCCTTCTTTAAATCCCTGTACGAAGGCGAGGACGCGAATTGCCAATTTTTCCCGTACAAAACGGAGTTCAAGAACCTGCAGGAGGTTTTCAACATGAGTGCCAGTCGCTCTCTCCTGGAAAAGGGCACTAAACCGTGGTACGTGGGCTG gAGCAACTGTGACGATGAGATAGGGAATATTTTGAGGAAACACTACCGGAAGCCTTATTTTCTGCCTGACACCGCCGAAAGCGAGAGGACCGACTGGATTTTCATGGGCAGCCACGGTTATGGAGCTCCTATGCAC GTGGACAATGTGGAGCATCCCTCCTGGCAGGCTCAGATCAAAGGAGAGAAGCTGTGGATCTTGGAACCGCCTAGGGAATGCCACTACACGTGCAGGAGGTTGGAGGTCGTGGTACACCCTGGCGACATAA TTGTCCTGGACACGAACCGCTGGTACCATCAGACGGAGATCGTCTCAGACGAGATGAGCATCACTATAGGCGCGGAGTACGACTAA